The proteins below are encoded in one region of Amycolatopsis acidiphila:
- the asnB gene encoding asparagine synthase (glutamine-hydrolyzing) produces MCGITGWVSFEEDLTQRREILDAMTETMSCRGPDDEGTWVAPHAALGHRRLAIIDLPGGRQPMSLRTPNGEIAMVYSGEAYNFTELRAQLAGLGHKFETDSDTEVVLHGYLEWGEAVADHLNGMYAFAIWDARDEKLVMIRDRMGIKPFYYYPTRDGVLFGSEPKAILANPLARKVVDTDGLRELFAFVKTPGWSFWKGMYEVEPGTIVRVDASGTHTRTYWKLDAVQHTDDQETTVARVRELMTDIVHRQLVADVPRCVLLSGGLDSSAVTGLAAARLAEQGEQLRTFSVDFFGQEENFKPDEMRDTPDSPFIRDVSKLVGSAHKDVMLDPKALTDPEVRRAVITARDIPAGLGDMDSSLYLLFKAIRGESTVALSGESADEVFGGYRWFHDEAARNADTFPWLAFQTGMHERSNMLRTDVRDNLDVDSYIADQYKTAIAQVEHVDGASEFEQRMRTVCHLHLTRFVRMLLDRKDRASMAVGLEVRVPFCDHRLVEYVYNTPWSLKTFDGREKSLLRHATKHVLPPSVADRVKSPYPSTQDPGYVVALQQQAKEVLAAKDNPVFALVDRQWLSDAVAAVPDSITTVTRHGLDRVLDLHHWFDIYQPELQLG; encoded by the coding sequence ATGTGCGGTATCACCGGCTGGGTTTCCTTCGAGGAGGACCTCACCCAGCGGCGCGAAATCCTCGACGCGATGACGGAGACGATGTCCTGCCGTGGCCCGGACGACGAGGGCACGTGGGTCGCGCCCCACGCCGCGCTCGGCCACCGGCGGCTCGCGATCATCGACCTGCCCGGCGGCCGCCAGCCGATGTCGCTGCGCACGCCGAACGGTGAGATCGCGATGGTCTACAGCGGCGAGGCCTACAACTTCACCGAGCTGCGCGCGCAGCTGGCGGGCCTGGGCCACAAGTTCGAGACCGACAGCGACACCGAGGTCGTGCTGCACGGCTACCTCGAGTGGGGCGAGGCCGTCGCCGACCACCTCAACGGCATGTACGCCTTCGCCATCTGGGACGCCCGCGACGAGAAGCTCGTCATGATCCGCGACCGGATGGGCATCAAGCCGTTCTACTACTACCCCACCCGCGACGGCGTGCTGTTCGGCTCCGAGCCGAAGGCGATCCTGGCGAACCCGCTGGCGCGCAAGGTGGTCGACACCGACGGGCTGCGCGAGCTGTTCGCGTTCGTCAAGACACCGGGCTGGTCGTTCTGGAAGGGCATGTACGAGGTCGAGCCGGGCACGATCGTCCGCGTCGACGCCTCGGGCACGCACACCCGTACCTACTGGAAGCTCGACGCCGTCCAGCACACCGACGACCAGGAGACGACGGTCGCACGGGTGCGCGAGCTGATGACCGACATCGTGCACCGGCAACTGGTCGCCGACGTGCCGCGCTGCGTGCTGCTCTCCGGCGGCCTGGACTCCAGCGCGGTCACCGGCCTCGCCGCCGCGCGCCTCGCCGAGCAGGGCGAGCAGCTGCGCACGTTCTCCGTCGACTTCTTCGGGCAGGAGGAGAACTTCAAGCCCGACGAGATGCGCGACACCCCGGACTCCCCGTTCATCCGCGACGTGTCCAAGCTGGTCGGCTCGGCGCACAAGGACGTGATGCTCGACCCGAAGGCGCTGACCGACCCCGAGGTGCGCCGCGCGGTCATCACCGCCCGCGACATCCCCGCCGGCCTCGGCGACATGGACAGCTCGCTGTACCTGCTGTTCAAGGCGATCCGCGGCGAGTCGACCGTCGCGCTGTCCGGCGAGTCGGCCGACGAGGTGTTCGGTGGCTACCGCTGGTTCCACGACGAGGCCGCCCGCAACGCCGACACGTTCCCGTGGCTGGCGTTCCAGACCGGCATGCACGAGCGCAGCAACATGCTGCGCACCGACGTGCGCGACAACCTCGACGTGGACAGCTACATCGCCGACCAGTACAAGACGGCGATCGCGCAGGTCGAGCACGTCGACGGTGCGAGTGAGTTCGAGCAGCGCATGCGGACCGTCTGCCACCTGCACCTGACCCGGTTCGTGCGGATGCTGCTGGACCGCAAGGACCGTGCGTCGATGGCCGTCGGGCTGGAGGTGCGCGTGCCGTTCTGCGACCACCGGCTCGTCGAGTACGTCTACAACACCCCGTGGTCGCTCAAGACGTTCGACGGCAGGGAGAAGAGCCTGCTGCGCCACGCGACCAAGCACGTGCTGCCGCCGTCCGTCGCGGACCGGGTGAAGAGCCCGTATCCGTCCACTCAGGACCCGGGCTACGTCGTCGCGCTGCAGCAGCAGGCGAAGGAGGTGCTCGCGGCCAAGGACAACCCGGTCTTCGCGCTGGTCGACCGGCAGTGGCTGAGCGACGCAGTGGCGGCGGTCCCGGACTCGATCACCACGGTCACCCGGCACGGCCTGGACCGGGTGCTGGACCTGCACCACTGGTTCGACATCTACCAGCCGGAACTGCAGCTCGGGTGA
- a CDS encoding general stress protein, translating into MTTAFTQTAFSNAPANPRLPTLPTGWPIGSYSSYEEAQRAVDHLADADFPVADVTIVGVEPMLVERVAGKLSWGRVLGNAAMSGAWFGLFVGLLLSLFGTGAGILPILIGLVAGVAFSMVFAAVSYGATRGRRDFVSHSQLVARRYDVLSQPRNAERGRELLADFAARAGLHS; encoded by the coding sequence ATGACCACAGCTTTCACGCAGACCGCGTTCAGCAACGCCCCCGCGAACCCTCGGCTGCCCACGTTGCCCACCGGCTGGCCGATCGGGTCGTACTCCTCGTACGAGGAGGCCCAGCGGGCGGTGGACCACCTTGCAGACGCCGATTTCCCCGTGGCCGACGTGACGATCGTCGGCGTCGAGCCGATGCTCGTCGAGCGTGTCGCGGGCAAGCTCAGCTGGGGCAGGGTGCTCGGCAACGCCGCGATGTCCGGTGCCTGGTTCGGTTTGTTCGTCGGCCTGTTGCTGAGCTTGTTCGGCACCGGGGCCGGGATCCTGCCTATCCTCATCGGGCTGGTGGCCGGTGTCGCGTTCAGCATGGTGTTCGCCGCCGTGAGCTACGGCGCGACCCGTGGCCGCCGGGACTTCGTTTCGCACAGCCAGCTCGTGGCGCGCCGGTACGACGTGCTCAGCCAGCCGCGCAACGCCGAGCGCGGCCGGGAGCTGCTGGCCGACTTCGCCGCACGCGCGGGTCTGCACAGCTAG
- a CDS encoding alpha/beta fold hydrolase, translated as MRPQEPALTGIGPDTFDLRHRVIHGYRRAYRMAGSGPVLLFVHGIGDDSSTWLDVLASLTGEYTVLAPDLLGHGGSDKPRADYSVAAYACGMRDLLATLDIDRVTVVGHSLGGGVAMQFAYQFPERCERLVLVSSGGVGPGVHPLLRVAAAPGADLMLPLLGTPPVREGLRRLSSLLRATGGLGLGEDIDYVVGKYVRLAESPSRQAFLRTLRAVVDWRGQVVNMLDRCYLSEGIPTMLVWGTRDHVVPSAHAAIAHESMPGSRLEIFDGAGHFPHHTSPQRFLAVLRDFLTHTQAAQHDVHRWRRLLRTGRGPRLAGATEALGVSSGT; from the coding sequence GTGCGACCCCAGGAGCCCGCGCTGACCGGCATCGGCCCGGACACGTTCGACCTGCGTCACCGGGTGATCCACGGCTACCGCCGCGCCTACCGGATGGCAGGCAGCGGACCGGTCCTGCTGTTCGTCCACGGCATCGGCGACGACTCGTCCACCTGGCTGGACGTCCTGGCCTCGCTCACCGGCGAGTACACCGTCCTCGCACCCGACCTGCTCGGCCACGGTGGTTCGGACAAGCCGCGTGCCGACTACTCCGTCGCGGCGTACGCCTGCGGGATGCGGGACCTGCTGGCCACTCTGGACATCGACCGCGTCACCGTGGTCGGGCACTCGCTCGGCGGCGGGGTCGCGATGCAGTTCGCCTACCAGTTCCCGGAACGCTGCGAACGGCTGGTGCTCGTCAGCAGCGGTGGTGTCGGCCCCGGTGTGCATCCACTGCTGCGCGTGGCCGCCGCGCCCGGCGCGGACCTGATGCTGCCGCTGCTGGGCACCCCGCCGGTGCGGGAGGGGTTGCGCCGCCTCAGCAGTCTCCTGCGCGCGACCGGCGGGCTCGGCCTCGGCGAGGACATCGACTACGTGGTCGGCAAGTACGTGCGGCTCGCGGAGTCACCGAGCAGGCAGGCGTTCCTGCGGACGCTGCGCGCGGTGGTCGACTGGCGCGGCCAGGTCGTCAACATGCTCGACCGCTGCTATCTGTCCGAGGGCATTCCCACGATGCTGGTCTGGGGCACGCGCGATCACGTCGTGCCGAGCGCGCACGCCGCGATCGCGCACGAGTCGATGCCCGGCAGCAGGCTGGAGATCTTCGACGGCGCCGGCCACTTCCCGCATCACACGTCGCCGCAGCGGTTCCTGGCCGTGCTGCGCGACTTCCTCACCCACACCCAGGCCGCCCAGCATGACGTGCACCGCTGGCGACGCCTGCTCCGGACAGGCCGAGGGCCCCGGCTCGCGGGTGCGACCGAGGCCCTCGGGGTGTCCAGTGGAACCTAG
- a CDS encoding potassium-transporting ATPase subunit C, translated as MKAWFKQAGAGLRVLLVFTVLLGVIYPLGVWAVSRIPGLEANAEGSVVTVDGKAVGSSLIGIDPVAADPAHDPYFHNRPSAEASDPLGPGDPSTSGGSNKGGFNEDLVKTIQERKAAIAQREGVSPDAVPADAVTASASGLDPDISVAYADLQAPRVARVTGLPEAQVRELVQEHTSGTGIGVPGVNVLELNLAIAAARAH; from the coding sequence ATGAAGGCATGGTTCAAGCAGGCGGGCGCGGGACTGCGCGTGCTGCTGGTGTTCACGGTGCTGCTGGGGGTGATCTACCCCCTCGGGGTCTGGGCCGTGTCGCGGATCCCCGGGCTGGAGGCCAACGCGGAGGGCTCGGTGGTCACCGTCGACGGCAAGGCCGTGGGCTCGTCGCTCATCGGGATCGACCCGGTCGCCGCCGATCCGGCCCACGACCCGTACTTCCACAACCGCCCGTCCGCGGAGGCGTCGGACCCGCTGGGCCCCGGCGACCCGTCGACCTCCGGCGGCTCGAACAAGGGCGGCTTCAACGAGGACCTGGTCAAGACGATCCAGGAGCGCAAGGCGGCGATCGCCCAGCGCGAGGGCGTCTCGCCGGACGCCGTGCCCGCCGACGCGGTGACGGCGTCGGCTTCGGGCCTGGACCCGGACATCAGCGTCGCCTACGCCGACCTGCAGGCGCCACGGGTGGCGCGGGTGACCGGGCTGCCGGAGGCCCAGGTGCGGGAACTGGTGCAGGAGCACACGAGCGGGACCGGGATCGGCGTCCCCGGGGTGAACGTGCTCGAGCTGAACCTCGCGATCGCCGCGGCGAGGGCACACTGA
- a CDS encoding DUF3072 domain-containing protein, translating into MSENPEKDPEEWTTGEEPMTGPQRSYLHTLAQEANQEVPENLSKADASRLIDELQQKTGRGT; encoded by the coding sequence ATGAGCGAAAACCCGGAGAAGGATCCCGAGGAGTGGACCACGGGCGAGGAGCCGATGACCGGCCCGCAGCGGTCCTACCTGCACACGCTGGCTCAGGAGGCGAACCAGGAGGTCCCCGAGAACCTGTCGAAGGCCGACGCCTCCAGGCTCATCGACGAGCTGCAGCAGAAGACGGGCCGCGGGACCTGA
- a CDS encoding sensor histidine kinase, whose amino-acid sequence MDEAQQPVKPPRGELRIYLGAAPGVGKTFAMLGEARRRLERGTDVVAGVVETHGRAKTAALLADIEVVPRRTGVHRGHEFTEMDVDAILAREPEVAIVDELAHTNIPGSRNEKRWQDVEELLAAGIDVLSTVNVQHLQSLNDVVEKITGVAQQETVPDEVVRRAGQVELVDITPEALRRRLAHGNVYPAERIDAALGNYFRPGNLTALRELALLWLADQVDVALQRYRQQERITDTWETRERVVVSVTGGPESETLVRRASRVAARAGAELMVLHVLRGDGLTDLGPAEAGRYRKLAEDLGATFHTVVGDDVPTALLDFARGVNATQLVLGTSRRSRLARLFDQGIGATVVQHSGAIDVHMVTHAEAGGRLRKLYGRSPIAPSRRVLGLVLAVLLPAVATAVGVLLGGQLDFSTDVVDYFLVTVVVALVGGLGPALVAAFLCAGLLNFFFTEPLYTLTVHAQSNVITLIAMIVVGVLVALVVDTAARLAKQAAEARTEASLLASYARTVLTNTAPLPRLLEKVRENFGLESVSLVEKQDGVWHRVEECGPNPCGEPDQADVDIPVTADVHLTLRGRALLAADRRVLEAAAGQALLALRQQRMAAATARAERKAETTELRTALLSALGHDLRTPLTSIKASIDSLRAHDIELSPEDTQELLATAEESTDRLAGLVDNLLDSSRLATGAVRPQLRPVGYDEVVAHALSTVENSGSVVVAVDERLPAVLADPGLLERVVANVVDNALRHGAGDEPVAVRGSTHAEYVELRIIDHGRGLKKRTADSAFAPFQRLGDRDNTPGVGLGLSVAKGFTEAMDGTIRAEDTPGGGLTVVVSLRAAMAPQVVPQWEGVR is encoded by the coding sequence GTGGACGAGGCACAACAGCCTGTGAAACCGCCCCGGGGAGAGCTGAGGATCTACCTCGGGGCGGCGCCCGGCGTCGGCAAGACCTTCGCGATGCTGGGCGAGGCCCGGCGGCGGCTGGAACGCGGTACCGACGTGGTCGCCGGGGTCGTGGAGACGCACGGCCGCGCGAAGACCGCCGCGCTGCTCGCCGACATCGAGGTCGTGCCGAGGCGTACCGGCGTGCACCGCGGGCACGAGTTCACCGAGATGGACGTCGACGCGATCCTCGCCAGGGAGCCCGAAGTGGCCATTGTGGACGAGCTGGCGCACACCAACATCCCCGGTTCACGCAACGAGAAGCGGTGGCAGGACGTCGAGGAGCTGCTCGCCGCCGGCATCGACGTGCTGTCCACGGTCAACGTGCAGCACCTGCAGAGCCTCAACGACGTCGTGGAGAAGATCACCGGCGTGGCGCAGCAGGAGACGGTGCCGGACGAGGTGGTGCGCCGGGCGGGACAGGTGGAGCTGGTCGACATCACGCCGGAGGCGCTGCGGCGGCGGCTCGCGCACGGCAACGTCTACCCCGCGGAACGGATCGACGCCGCGCTCGGCAACTACTTCCGGCCGGGCAACCTCACCGCGTTGCGGGAGCTCGCGCTGCTGTGGCTCGCGGACCAGGTGGACGTGGCGCTGCAGCGTTACCGGCAGCAGGAGCGGATCACCGACACGTGGGAGACGCGCGAGCGGGTCGTCGTCTCGGTCACCGGCGGCCCGGAAAGCGAGACGCTGGTCCGCCGCGCGAGCCGCGTCGCCGCCCGCGCGGGTGCCGAGCTGATGGTGCTGCACGTGCTGCGCGGGGACGGCCTGACCGATCTCGGCCCGGCGGAGGCCGGGCGCTACCGCAAGCTCGCCGAGGATCTCGGCGCGACCTTCCACACGGTGGTGGGGGACGACGTGCCGACGGCCCTGCTGGACTTCGCCCGCGGGGTCAACGCGACCCAGCTGGTGCTCGGCACGTCACGGCGCTCGCGGCTGGCCCGGCTGTTCGACCAGGGCATCGGCGCGACGGTCGTGCAGCATTCGGGCGCGATCGACGTGCACATGGTCACCCACGCCGAGGCCGGGGGCCGGCTGCGGAAGCTGTACGGCCGGAGCCCGATCGCGCCGTCCCGGCGGGTGCTCGGGTTGGTGCTCGCGGTGCTGCTGCCGGCGGTGGCGACCGCCGTCGGGGTGCTGCTGGGCGGCCAGCTCGACTTCTCCACCGACGTCGTCGACTACTTCCTCGTCACGGTCGTCGTGGCGCTGGTCGGCGGGCTGGGGCCCGCGCTCGTCGCGGCGTTCCTGTGCGCGGGGCTGCTCAACTTCTTCTTCACCGAGCCGCTCTACACGCTGACCGTGCACGCGCAGAGCAACGTCATCACGCTGATCGCGATGATCGTCGTCGGCGTGCTGGTGGCCCTGGTCGTGGACACGGCGGCGCGGTTGGCGAAGCAGGCGGCAGAGGCCAGGACGGAGGCGTCGCTGCTGGCCTCGTACGCGCGGACGGTGCTCACGAACACCGCGCCGCTGCCACGGCTGCTGGAGAAGGTGCGCGAGAACTTCGGCCTGGAGTCGGTGAGCCTCGTCGAGAAGCAGGACGGCGTCTGGCACCGGGTGGAGGAGTGCGGGCCGAACCCGTGCGGCGAGCCCGATCAGGCCGATGTGGACATTCCGGTGACCGCCGACGTGCACCTGACCCTGCGCGGCAGGGCGCTGCTCGCCGCCGACCGGCGGGTGCTGGAGGCCGCGGCGGGGCAGGCGCTGCTCGCGTTGCGGCAGCAGCGGATGGCGGCGGCGACCGCCCGCGCCGAGCGCAAGGCCGAGACGACCGAGCTGCGCACGGCGCTGCTGTCGGCGCTCGGGCACGACCTGCGGACCCCGCTGACCTCGATCAAGGCGTCGATCGACAGCCTGCGGGCGCACGACATCGAGCTGTCGCCGGAGGACACCCAGGAGCTGCTGGCCACGGCGGAGGAGTCGACCGACCGGCTCGCCGGGCTGGTGGACAACCTGCTCGACTCGTCACGGCTGGCCACCGGCGCGGTGCGGCCGCAGCTGCGGCCCGTCGGCTACGACGAGGTGGTCGCGCACGCACTGTCCACTGTGGAGAATTCCGGTTCGGTGGTCGTCGCCGTGGACGAGCGGCTGCCGGCGGTGCTCGCCGATCCCGGGCTGCTGGAACGCGTGGTGGCGAACGTGGTCGACAACGCGCTGCGGCACGGCGCCGGCGACGAGCCGGTGGCGGTGCGGGGGAGTACCCATGCGGAGTACGTCGAGCTGCGGATCATCGACCACGGGCGCGGGCTGAAGAAGCGCACGGCGGACTCGGCCTTCGCGCCGTTCCAGCGGCTGGGGGACCGGGACAACACCCCGGGCGTCGGGCTGGGCCTGTCCGTCGCGAAGGGGTTCACGGAGGCGATGGACGGCACGATCAGGGCGGAGGACACGCCCGGCGGCGGGCTGACGGTGGTCGTCTCGCTCCGCGCCGCGATGGCTCCGCAGGTGGTACCACAGTGGGAGGGGGTGCGATGA
- the kdpA gene encoding potassium-transporting ATPase subunit KdpA: MSDLVSGLISVGILVAALAVVYKPLGDYMARVLTTDKHLKVERGMYRLFRVNPDAEQRWPTYALGVLAFSLVSVVFLYLLQRLQAFLPLNFGRGAVSPGVAFNTAVSFVTNTNWQSYVPETTMGHVVQMAGLTVQNFLSAAVGLAVAVALVRGFIRSRTDRLGNFWVDLTRGTVRILLPMSVLFAIVLIALGVVQSLHSGIPVTNPDGSQSTIAIAPAASQEAIKELGTNGGGIFNANSAHPFENPNAWSDLVEIFLLLVIPVSLTRTFGKLVGNRKQGYVLLSVMGLLWTFVLAVTWWAEAHPNGPAALLAGGNLEGKEQRFGISGSSLFATSTTGTSTGAVNSMHDSFSGLGGGMPLLHMLFGEVSPGGVGTGLYGILVMAIVAMFLAGLMVGRTPEYLGKKLGKREVTAAAISMLAMPTVVLLGSGIALLMPGTTAAMANSGAHGLSEVLYAYTSTANNNGSAFAGITVTDGWFQSSLSVAMLLGRFVPIIATLCLAGSLAAQRKVPETAGTLPTTGPLFSSMLAGTILLVAALTFVPALALGPIAEAMA, encoded by the coding sequence ATGTCCGATCTCGTGTCCGGCCTGATCTCGGTCGGGATACTCGTCGCCGCCCTCGCGGTGGTCTACAAGCCGCTCGGCGACTACATGGCGCGCGTGCTCACCACCGACAAGCACCTCAAGGTGGAGCGCGGGATGTACCGGCTGTTCCGGGTGAACCCCGACGCCGAGCAGCGCTGGCCCACCTACGCGCTCGGCGTGCTCGCGTTCTCGCTCGTGTCCGTCGTGTTCCTGTACCTGTTGCAGCGCCTGCAGGCGTTCCTGCCGTTGAACTTCGGGCGGGGCGCGGTCAGCCCGGGCGTCGCGTTCAACACGGCCGTCAGCTTCGTGACCAACACGAACTGGCAGTCCTACGTCCCGGAGACCACGATGGGCCACGTCGTGCAGATGGCAGGCCTGACGGTGCAGAACTTCCTGTCCGCCGCGGTCGGGCTCGCCGTCGCCGTCGCGCTGGTCCGCGGGTTCATCCGCTCGCGCACCGACCGGCTCGGCAACTTCTGGGTGGACCTCACCCGGGGGACCGTGCGCATCCTGCTGCCGATGTCCGTCCTGTTCGCGATCGTGCTGATCGCGCTCGGCGTCGTGCAGAGCCTGCACTCCGGCATCCCCGTGACGAACCCGGACGGCTCGCAGAGCACGATCGCGATCGCTCCGGCCGCGAGCCAGGAGGCGATCAAGGAGCTGGGCACCAACGGCGGCGGCATCTTCAACGCCAACTCCGCGCACCCGTTCGAGAACCCGAACGCGTGGAGCGACCTGGTCGAGATCTTCCTGCTGCTGGTGATCCCGGTGTCGCTCACCCGCACGTTCGGCAAGCTCGTCGGAAACCGCAAGCAGGGCTACGTGCTGCTGTCGGTGATGGGTCTGCTGTGGACGTTCGTGCTCGCCGTGACGTGGTGGGCCGAGGCGCACCCGAACGGCCCGGCGGCGCTGCTGGCCGGGGGGAACCTCGAGGGCAAGGAACAGCGGTTCGGCATCAGCGGATCGTCGTTGTTCGCCACCAGCACCACCGGCACCTCCACCGGCGCGGTCAACTCGATGCACGACAGCTTCAGCGGTCTCGGTGGCGGGATGCCGTTGCTGCACATGCTGTTCGGCGAGGTCTCGCCGGGCGGTGTCGGCACCGGGCTCTACGGGATCCTGGTGATGGCGATCGTCGCGATGTTCCTCGCCGGCCTGATGGTCGGGCGCACACCCGAGTACCTGGGCAAGAAGCTCGGGAAACGGGAGGTCACCGCGGCGGCCATCTCGATGCTCGCGATGCCGACGGTGGTGCTGCTCGGTTCGGGCATCGCGTTGCTGATGCCCGGCACCACGGCGGCGATGGCCAACAGCGGGGCGCACGGGCTGTCCGAGGTGCTCTACGCCTACACCTCGACCGCCAACAACAACGGCAGCGCGTTCGCCGGCATCACCGTCACCGACGGCTGGTTCCAGTCCTCGCTGTCGGTCGCGATGCTCCTCGGCCGGTTCGTGCCGATCATCGCGACGCTCTGCCTCGCCGGTTCGCTCGCGGCCCAGCGGAAGGTGCCCGAGACCGCGGGCACCCTGCCCACCACCGGGCCGCTGTTCAGCTCGATGCTGGCCGGCACCATCCTGCTCGTCGCGGCGCTGACGTTCGTTCCCGCGCTCGCTCTCGGTCCCATCGCGGAGGCCATGGCATGA
- the kdpB gene encoding potassium-transporting ATPase subunit KdpB — translation MTITEEKPRSAQEPASPGRVGAGVFSSRQLLVSLPEALRKLDPRHQLHNPVMFVVWVGSALTTVYAVLDPSVFTILVAIWLWFTVVFANLAEAVAEGRGKAQAESLRRTKKETVARRLTASGTEEQVPGVELRIGDLVVVEAGETIPGDGDVVEGIATVDESAITGESAPVIRESGGDRSAVTGGTTVLSDRIVVKVTTKPGETFVDRMIALVEGASRQKTPNEIALTILLSTLTIIFLLAVVALQPMAGYSGSGQSVIVLTALLVCLIPTTIGALLSAIGIAGMDRLVQRNVLATSGRAVEAAGDVSTLLLDKTGTITFGNRKATELIPVGGTGSEQLTEAARLSSLADGTPEGRSIVELTGPATEDPGGEFVPFTAQTRMSGIDLGSRQVRKGAASAVRDWVRGYGGEFPDETERVVDEISQQGGTPLVVAEQTGGRAFVRGVIRLSDVVKPGMRERFGELRTMGIKTVMITGDNPLTAKAIAEDAGVDDYLAEAKPEDKMALIHKEQEGGRLVAMTGDGTNDAPALAASDVGVAMNTGTMAAKEAGNMVDLDSDPTKLIEVVEIGKQLLITRGALTTFSIANDLAKYFAILPAMFVTIFPQLAGLNILHLHSPQSAILSAVIFNALIIVVLIPLALRGVRYKPSSASALLRRNLLIYGVGGVVTPFLGIWLVDLVVRFIPGIG, via the coding sequence ATGACCATCACGGAAGAGAAGCCCCGTTCCGCGCAGGAGCCGGCGTCGCCGGGTCGGGTCGGCGCGGGCGTGTTCAGCTCGCGGCAGCTGCTGGTGTCGCTGCCCGAGGCGCTGCGCAAGCTCGACCCGAGGCACCAGCTGCACAACCCGGTCATGTTCGTGGTCTGGGTCGGCTCCGCACTGACCACCGTGTACGCGGTCCTCGACCCGAGTGTGTTCACCATCCTCGTCGCGATCTGGCTCTGGTTCACCGTCGTGTTCGCCAACCTGGCCGAGGCCGTCGCCGAGGGGCGTGGCAAGGCGCAGGCGGAGTCCTTGCGGCGCACCAAGAAGGAGACGGTCGCGCGGCGGCTCACGGCGTCGGGCACCGAGGAGCAGGTGCCGGGTGTCGAGCTCAGGATCGGCGACCTGGTGGTGGTCGAGGCCGGGGAGACGATCCCTGGCGACGGCGACGTCGTCGAGGGCATCGCCACCGTCGACGAGTCCGCCATCACGGGCGAGTCGGCACCGGTGATCCGCGAGTCCGGCGGCGACCGGTCGGCCGTCACCGGCGGCACGACCGTGCTGTCCGACCGGATCGTCGTCAAGGTCACCACCAAGCCCGGCGAGACGTTCGTGGACCGGATGATCGCGCTGGTGGAAGGCGCGTCGCGGCAGAAGACGCCGAACGAGATCGCGCTGACGATCCTGTTGTCGACGCTGACGATCATCTTCCTGCTCGCCGTGGTCGCGCTGCAGCCGATGGCGGGCTACTCGGGGAGCGGGCAGTCGGTGATCGTGCTGACCGCGCTGCTGGTCTGCCTGATCCCGACGACGATCGGCGCGCTGCTCTCGGCCATCGGCATCGCCGGCATGGACCGGCTCGTGCAGCGCAACGTGCTCGCGACGTCGGGCCGCGCGGTCGAGGCAGCGGGCGACGTGTCGACGCTGCTGCTGGACAAGACCGGCACGATCACCTTCGGCAACCGCAAGGCGACCGAGCTGATCCCCGTCGGCGGCACCGGTTCCGAGCAGCTGACGGAGGCGGCCCGGCTGTCCAGCCTCGCCGACGGCACACCGGAGGGGCGCAGCATCGTCGAGCTGACCGGTCCGGCGACCGAGGACCCCGGCGGCGAGTTCGTGCCGTTCACCGCACAGACCCGGATGAGCGGGATCGACCTCGGCTCGCGGCAGGTCCGCAAGGGCGCGGCGAGCGCGGTGCGCGACTGGGTGCGCGGGTACGGCGGGGAGTTCCCCGACGAGACCGAGCGGGTCGTCGACGAGATCAGCCAGCAGGGCGGGACCCCGCTCGTGGTCGCCGAGCAGACCGGCGGGCGGGCGTTCGTGCGCGGCGTCATCCGGCTGTCGGACGTCGTCAAGCCCGGTATGCGCGAGCGCTTCGGCGAGCTGCGGACCATGGGCATCAAGACGGTGATGATCACCGGCGACAACCCGCTCACCGCAAAGGCCATCGCCGAGGACGCCGGGGTCGACGACTACCTCGCGGAGGCCAAGCCCGAGGACAAGATGGCGCTCATCCACAAGGAGCAGGAGGGCGGCAGGCTCGTCGCGATGACCGGCGACGGCACGAACGACGCGCCCGCACTGGCCGCCTCCGACGTCGGGGTCGCGATGAACACCGGGACCATGGCCGCGAAGGAGGCCGGCAACATGGTCGACCTCGACTCCGACCCGACCAAACTGATCGAGGTCGTCGAGATCGGCAAGCAGCTGCTGATCACTCGCGGGGCGCTCACCACGTTCTCCATCGCCAACGACCTCGCGAAGTACTTCGCGATCCTGCCCGCGATGTTCGTGACGATCTTCCCGCAGCTGGCCGGGCTGAACATCCTGCACCTGCACTCGCCGCAGTCGGCGATCCTGTCGGCGGTGATCTTCAACGCGCTGATCATCGTGGTGCTCATCCCGCTCGCCCTGCGCGGCGTGCGGTACAAGCCGTCCAGCGCGTCCGCACTATTGCGGCGGAACCTGTTGATCTACGGGGTCGGCGGCGTCGTGACGCCGTTCCTCGGCATCTGGCTCGTGGACCTGGTGGTCCGCTTCATTCCGGGAATCGGGTAG
- the kdpF gene encoding K(+)-transporting ATPase subunit F produces MTGSGLVADIVGAVLALGLIAYLFIALIKPEKF; encoded by the coding sequence GTGACGGGCTCGGGCCTGGTGGCCGACATCGTCGGCGCCGTACTGGCGCTGGGACTGATCGCGTACCTGTTCATCGCGCTGATCAAGCCGGAGAAGTTCTGA